The following are encoded in a window of Microbacterium sp. LWO13-1.2 genomic DNA:
- a CDS encoding LCP family protein has translation MTLAPPRTVGRPLIETRPLRHPDAGDAGLMAKRGWWLVLLNVLVPGSAQVLAGRRKLGRFGLGATLVAWLLVIVGAGLALFARPVLLWLTVGGGLLSAALLTIVQVALIGYAVLWLVLTLDTLRLVRLVKVPGPSRFAIPVVALLLFGLIGSGTAYAASAVGSVRDTLGAVFGNSGPSLPPSDGYYNILLLGADSGEGRDSMRFDSISVVSVNATTGAVTITGIPRELPNAPFSADSPMLEQYPNGFEGHTSSTCGWNGWMNHVRNAAQICRDDGGSALYPDAAAHGSEPGIEATKDAAEGVLGIEIPYYVFVDMQGFAQLIDALGGVDINVTERLPMGGGPSYDGEPADDWAIGWIEPGQQHMSGDTAQWYARSRYTTSDWDRMKRQRELQAAILAQFTPQTVLTRFNEVAAAGTALISTDLPQDKLPEFFDLMLKAKEQKVTTIELTPEFGVDEHEPDYAHIHDMVQQALHPPTPTETPAP, from the coding sequence GTGACCCTTGCGCCCCCGCGCACCGTGGGGCGGCCGCTGATCGAGACGCGTCCGCTCCGGCATCCGGATGCCGGCGACGCCGGGTTGATGGCGAAGCGCGGATGGTGGCTGGTGCTGCTCAACGTGCTCGTGCCCGGTTCCGCGCAGGTGCTCGCCGGCAGACGCAAGCTCGGCCGCTTCGGCCTCGGCGCCACCCTGGTCGCCTGGCTGCTCGTGATCGTCGGTGCAGGGCTGGCGCTCTTCGCGCGCCCGGTGCTGCTGTGGCTGACCGTCGGCGGGGGCCTGCTCTCCGCGGCGCTGCTCACCATCGTGCAGGTGGCGCTGATCGGCTATGCCGTGCTCTGGCTGGTGCTCACGCTCGACACTCTTCGCCTGGTGCGCCTCGTGAAGGTGCCCGGCCCCTCTCGCTTCGCGATCCCGGTGGTCGCGCTGCTGCTGTTCGGCCTGATCGGCAGCGGCACCGCTTATGCAGCGTCGGCGGTCGGTTCGGTCCGAGACACGCTCGGTGCCGTGTTCGGGAACAGCGGTCCGAGTCTTCCGCCCAGTGACGGCTACTACAACATCCTGCTGCTCGGCGCCGACAGCGGCGAGGGCCGTGACTCCATGCGCTTCGACAGCATCTCGGTGGTGTCGGTGAACGCGACGACGGGTGCGGTGACGATCACCGGAATTCCGCGCGAGCTGCCGAATGCGCCGTTCAGCGCAGACAGCCCGATGCTCGAGCAGTATCCGAACGGGTTCGAGGGGCACACCTCCTCGACGTGCGGTTGGAACGGATGGATGAACCACGTCCGAAACGCTGCTCAGATCTGCCGGGACGACGGCGGATCCGCGCTCTATCCCGACGCGGCGGCCCACGGCTCCGAGCCCGGCATCGAGGCGACGAAGGATGCGGCCGAGGGCGTTCTCGGTATCGAGATCCCGTACTACGTCTTCGTCGACATGCAGGGGTTCGCCCAGCTGATCGATGCGCTCGGCGGTGTGGACATCAACGTCACCGAGCGGCTCCCGATGGGAGGCGGGCCTTCCTACGACGGTGAGCCCGCAGACGATTGGGCGATCGGCTGGATCGAACCGGGCCAGCAGCACATGAGCGGCGACACCGCGCAGTGGTACGCGCGGTCGCGGTACACGACGAGCGACTGGGATCGGATGAAGCGGCAGCGCGAGCTGCAGGCGGCCATCCTCGCCCAGTTCACGCCGCAGACCGTGCTCACGCGCTTCAATGAGGTTGCAGCGGCCGGAACGGCGTTGATCAGCACGGACCTGCCGCAGGACAAGTTGCCTGAGTTCTTCGACCTGATGCTCAAGGCGAAGGAGCAGAAGGTCACGACGATCGAACTCACCCCTGAGTTCGGCGTCGATGAGCACGAGCCGGACTATGCGCACATCCACGACATGGTCCAGCAGGCGCTGCACCCGCCGACGCCGACGGAGACCCCGGCTCCCTGA
- the purE gene encoding 5-(carboxyamino)imidazole ribonucleotide mutase, with the protein MGSDSDWRVMSDASQALTDFGIPHEVEVVSAHRTPDKLMRYAREARGRGIRVIIAGAGGAAHLPGMLASMTALPVVGVPVPLAYLDGMDSLLSIVQMPAGIPVAAVSIGGARNAGILAARILGTADTALADRVEDYARELEAQVGEKNDRLKESL; encoded by the coding sequence ATGGGATCGGACTCCGACTGGCGCGTGATGAGCGACGCCTCCCAGGCGCTCACCGACTTCGGTATTCCGCACGAGGTAGAGGTCGTCTCCGCGCACCGCACACCGGACAAGCTCATGCGGTATGCCCGTGAGGCCCGGGGCCGCGGCATCCGTGTCATCATCGCGGGTGCGGGCGGCGCAGCGCATCTGCCCGGCATGCTCGCCTCGATGACCGCGCTGCCCGTGGTCGGCGTGCCCGTGCCGCTGGCCTATCTCGACGGGATGGATTCGCTGCTCTCGATCGTGCAGATGCCGGCCGGCATCCCGGTCGCCGCCGTGTCGATCGGCGGGGCTCGCAACGCCGGCATCCTTGCGGCACGCATCCTGGGTACCGCTGACACCGCCCTCGCCGACCGGGTCGAGGACTATGCGCGTGAGCTCGAGGCACAGGTCGGGGAGAAGAACGATCGGCTGAAGGAGTCGCTGTGA
- a CDS encoding 5-(carboxyamino)imidazole ribonucleotide synthase, which produces MALRVGVIGGGQLARMMIAPAVEIGIDLRVLAEDEGMSAQLAATAVGDYRDLEVVRAFVRDVDVVTFDHEHVPQEVLRALVADGVAVHPGPGALQFAQDKLVMRARLAELGIPQPEWAAVRDADELQAFLDAHGGRGVVKTPRGGYDGKGVRVVRAGSEADDWFATLGDGEALLVEELVSFVRELAQQVARRPSGQIVAYPVVETVQRDGVCAEVIAPAPGAPERLAQVAEGIGRKIADGLGVTGMLAVELFETDDERILVNELAMRPHNSGHWTQDGAVTSQFEQHLRAVADLPLGDVSPRAPWSVMVNILGGPAEGTMEERFAAAMNDQPAAKIHTYGKAPRPGRKVGHVNVAGDDLDDVVYVARAAAAHFD; this is translated from the coding sequence ATGGCGCTGCGTGTGGGCGTGATCGGCGGAGGACAGCTGGCCAGGATGATGATCGCTCCGGCGGTCGAGATCGGGATCGACCTGCGGGTCCTCGCTGAAGATGAGGGCATGTCGGCACAACTCGCCGCGACCGCAGTCGGCGACTACCGCGATCTCGAAGTCGTGCGCGCATTCGTCCGCGACGTCGACGTCGTCACCTTCGATCATGAGCACGTGCCGCAGGAGGTACTGCGCGCCCTCGTCGCCGACGGCGTCGCCGTGCACCCGGGACCGGGTGCGCTGCAGTTCGCGCAGGACAAGCTCGTCATGCGTGCGCGGCTGGCCGAGCTCGGCATCCCGCAGCCGGAGTGGGCCGCGGTCCGAGATGCCGACGAGTTGCAGGCCTTCCTCGACGCGCATGGCGGTCGAGGCGTGGTGAAGACGCCGCGCGGCGGATACGACGGCAAGGGCGTGCGTGTGGTGCGCGCAGGTTCCGAGGCCGACGACTGGTTCGCGACGCTCGGCGACGGTGAAGCCCTGCTCGTCGAAGAACTCGTCTCCTTCGTCCGCGAACTCGCGCAGCAGGTGGCGCGGCGCCCCAGCGGTCAGATCGTCGCGTATCCGGTCGTGGAGACCGTGCAGCGCGACGGCGTGTGCGCCGAGGTCATCGCTCCGGCTCCGGGCGCACCGGAGCGGCTGGCGCAGGTGGCTGAGGGGATCGGCCGGAAGATCGCCGACGGTCTGGGTGTCACCGGAATGCTCGCCGTGGAACTGTTCGAGACCGATGACGAGCGCATCCTCGTGAACGAGCTCGCGATGCGCCCGCACAACAGCGGTCACTGGACCCAGGACGGCGCGGTCACGAGCCAGTTCGAGCAGCACCTGCGTGCGGTCGCCGATCTGCCGCTGGGAGATGTGAGTCCACGGGCGCCGTGGTCGGTGATGGTGAACATCCTGGGCGGACCAGCGGAAGGCACGATGGAGGAGCGATTCGCGGCGGCGATGAACGATCAGCCGGCCGCGAAGATCCACACCTACGGCAAGGCTCCGCGGCCGGGCCGCAAGGTCGGCCACGTGAACGTCGCAGGCGACGACCTCGACGATGTCGTGTACGTCGCGCGTGCGGCAGCGGCACATTTCGACTGA
- a CDS encoding PH domain-containing protein, with protein MTQPVTLGGRPMMPPPGVPAEELLIARFRGHARRLFWSAIVLIAVFGAAAYFFDNLPAPFENWMLLAAAGIIVLFVVGVPYALWLSRTCTVTTRRVIVKQGLGASQRREMSHARGYTIGVRRGILQRLWGVGTITLSNGVDTPLRIANVPNVTLVHETLADQIEVSQILAHRDAQAGSDSFVEE; from the coding sequence GTGACTCAGCCCGTGACGCTCGGAGGCAGGCCGATGATGCCGCCGCCCGGTGTGCCGGCGGAGGAACTCCTCATCGCCCGATTCCGCGGTCACGCGCGGCGGCTGTTCTGGTCGGCGATCGTGCTCATCGCAGTGTTCGGGGCGGCCGCCTACTTCTTCGACAATCTGCCGGCACCCTTCGAGAACTGGATGCTGCTCGCCGCGGCCGGCATCATCGTGCTGTTCGTCGTCGGGGTGCCGTACGCGCTCTGGCTGTCGCGCACCTGCACGGTGACGACGCGACGCGTGATCGTCAAGCAGGGGCTGGGTGCGAGTCAGCGGCGCGAGATGTCGCATGCGCGCGGGTACACGATCGGCGTGCGCCGAGGCATCCTGCAGCGGCTCTGGGGCGTCGGCACGATCACTCTCTCCAACGGCGTCGACACGCCGCTGCGAATCGCGAACGTGCCGAACGTCACGCTCGTGCACGAGACTCTGGCGGATCAGATCGAGGTGAGTCAGATCCTGGCGCACCGCGACGCGCAGGCCGGCTCCGACTCCTTCGTCGAGGAGTGA